A window of the Syntrophorhabdaceae bacterium genome harbors these coding sequences:
- a CDS encoding site-specific integrase, whose product MKTDNRKLAEKLYAKIMTDMIEGRYFTSTRAKATTFQEMTSKYLAEHRHSRDPISIKALSRFFNNQTLFQISTKLIAEYRRQRLEEVKPATVYQELALLRRMFNIAIKEWEWVKDNPVNKLSFSVGNKNARSRWLTEEEEQKLLDCAENPRWLRTLLVVALHTGMRRGEILNLRWQDVDFSRKTVTVVRSKNGEKRTIPMSNLVQDVLRKVKVRDISGKIFPVAVRSLRAAYDKALSKAEIDDFTFHDLRHSFATRLVQRGVDLYKVKELLGHKTLAMTARYAHHYPESLRASIETLDLCYNSATVGVENG is encoded by the coding sequence TTGAAGACCGACAATAGAAAGCTTGCGGAGAAACTATATGCCAAGATCATGACGGACATGATAGAGGGTAGGTATTTTACGTCAACTCGGGCAAAAGCAACTACATTCCAGGAGATGACTTCGAAGTACCTTGCGGAACACCGGCATTCACGAGATCCCATCTCAATCAAGGCGCTCTCGCGGTTCTTCAACAACCAGACCCTTTTCCAAATCAGCACAAAACTGATTGCAGAGTACAGAAGACAAAGGCTGGAAGAAGTGAAACCAGCAACTGTGTACCAGGAACTTGCTCTGCTCCGGCGAATGTTCAATATCGCTATAAAGGAATGGGAATGGGTAAAGGATAACCCTGTAAACAAGCTTTCATTCTCGGTAGGAAACAAGAATGCGCGGTCCCGCTGGCTTACAGAAGAGGAAGAACAGAAATTACTCGACTGTGCAGAAAATCCCCGTTGGTTGAGAACACTTCTTGTTGTTGCGCTTCATACCGGCATGAGAAGAGGAGAGATCCTTAATCTCAGATGGCAGGACGTAGACTTTTCAAGAAAAACCGTTACAGTGGTGCGATCTAAGAACGGCGAGAAGAGAACAATTCCTATGTCCAATCTGGTCCAAGATGTGCTGAGAAAGGTCAAAGTTCGAGATATTTCCGGGAAGATATTCCCCGTCGCGGTGAGAAGCCTGCGGGCTGCTTATGACAAGGCTCTAAGCAAAGCAGAAATTGACGACTTCACGTTTCACGATCTTCGTCATAGTTTTGCTACACGACTTGTACAAAGAGGCGTCGATCTTTATAAGGTGAAAGAACTGCTTGGGCATAAAACGCTTGCAATGACCGCACGATACGCGCACCACTATCCTGAAAGCCTCAGAGCGAGCATAGAGACCCTGGATTTGTGTTACAATTCTGCTACAGTCGGGGTAGAGAATGGTTGA
- a CDS encoding trypsin-like peptidase domain-containing protein, with protein MGFSSKARCYIIKFKMSNGKERWSFLNEKIGGFLKLVRHFSKEILIAFVLAIIVAVAIEVYNSEAYKHNISVNRKATATILVYDKDGNPLAQGSGIFVSAAGRLVTNYHVVQGSDISKTVAKLPSGAYYRLKGLMGLDRKSDLALLQFDATETPYVKGLGDSDALLSGQKVIAIGCPLGQENSVSEGVIANPARQLSGVKLIQFTAPISPGSSGGGLFDTNGKTIGITSASLRDENNTAQNLNFAIPINLIKEAFSGSDKRLTEGSADYYYAQAQLEEAKRNWNKAIEFYQKALSIDNKYADAYEGLGGVYYEKGEYDLEVSNYEKAVLIDRKNDEYLYVLGTAYEDVGQYDNAKKAYSMALSIKPDDKDTLHDFAVLSISDGDCTQAIKLISKLRQLDSGQARKLEELIKRVKCH; from the coding sequence TTGGGGTTTAGTTCAAAAGCTAGATGTTATATAATAAAATTCAAGATGTCTAATGGTAAGGAACGATGGTCATTTCTCAACGAAAAGATCGGGGGATTCCTAAAGCTTGTTCGACATTTCTCGAAAGAGATTCTCATAGCCTTCGTGCTTGCAATCATTGTTGCCGTTGCCATTGAGGTCTATAACAGCGAAGCTTACAAGCACAACATCTCAGTTAATCGAAAGGCAACCGCTACCATACTGGTATATGACAAGGACGGAAACCCGTTGGCTCAGGGTAGTGGAATATTCGTTAGCGCAGCGGGGCGTCTGGTAACTAATTATCATGTTGTACAAGGATCGGATATTAGCAAAACCGTGGCTAAGCTACCATCAGGAGCTTATTATCGTCTGAAGGGCCTTATGGGGTTGGACAGGAAATCCGATCTCGCCCTTTTACAGTTCGATGCTACAGAAACTCCTTACGTCAAAGGCCTGGGGGATTCGGATGCCCTTTTGAGCGGTCAAAAGGTGATAGCGATAGGGTGCCCTTTGGGTCAGGAGAACTCGGTATCTGAGGGGGTCATAGCGAATCCTGCTCGTCAGCTATCTGGTGTCAAATTGATTCAGTTCACCGCTCCCATCTCTCCAGGCAGCAGCGGGGGAGGTCTGTTTGACACGAATGGGAAAACCATCGGAATAACATCCGCATCGTTACGAGATGAAAACAACACGGCGCAGAATCTTAATTTCGCAATTCCCATAAATCTTATTAAAGAGGCCTTTAGCGGCTCGGACAAGAGACTGACGGAAGGAAGTGCAGATTATTATTACGCTCAAGCCCAACTGGAAGAGGCGAAAAGAAATTGGAACAAGGCCATAGAGTTCTATCAGAAGGCCCTATCCATAGACAACAAATACGCTGATGCCTATGAAGGCCTCGGGGGCGTTTATTACGAAAAAGGTGAATACGACTTGGAAGTCAGCAATTACGAAAAGGCGGTCCTAATAGATCGCAAGAACGATGAGTATTTATACGTATTAGGAACAGCTTACGAAGATGTTGGGCAATACGATAACGCCAAGAAGGCATACTCAATGGCTCTATCAATCAAGCCGGATGACAAGGATACTCTACATGACTTCGCCGTCCTGTCGATATCTGACGGTGATTGCACCCAAGCGATCAAATTGATATCAAAGTTAAGGCAATTAGACAGCGGCCAAGCCAGGAAACTGGAAGAACTGATCAAGAGAGTGAAATGCCACTGA
- a CDS encoding SDR family oxidoreductase — protein MSLQGKLALVTGASMPKGIGKYAALALARDGADVVVTGFKHMEGALSVVNEIKAMGRKSMAVQMDASAPQEVARAFAQIKAELGPVNILVNNAAQMGHNVSIRKTTTEEWDYEIKLCLNSAFYCIKQAWEDMCANKFGRIVNVTSVAGVMGGAGQSSYGAAKAGLIALAKSAALEGARYNITANCVLIGISATDQHDMLPEPVRLAVENRTAFKRAATPQEIADAVAYVVSDSAAYMTGAIMNMMGGLDLFVF, from the coding sequence ATGTCATTACAGGGAAAACTGGCACTCGTTACCGGCGCTTCCATGCCTAAAGGTATCGGGAAATACGCCGCGCTTGCACTGGCGCGCGATGGAGCCGACGTGGTCGTAACCGGCTTTAAGCACATGGAGGGAGCCCTTTCTGTTGTCAATGAGATAAAGGCGATGGGGCGTAAGTCCATGGCCGTTCAAATGGACGCGAGTGCACCGCAAGAGGTGGCCCGGGCTTTCGCTCAAATAAAGGCGGAGTTGGGTCCCGTAAACATCCTTGTGAACAACGCTGCCCAGATGGGACACAACGTGAGCATCAGAAAGACGACCACCGAAGAATGGGATTATGAGATCAAACTCTGTCTCAACTCAGCCTTTTACTGCATCAAACAGGCCTGGGAGGATATGTGCGCAAATAAGTTTGGCCGCATCGTCAACGTAACATCCGTGGCGGGCGTGATGGGAGGAGCGGGACAGTCGAGCTACGGGGCCGCTAAAGCGGGCCTCATTGCCCTTGCCAAGTCTGCCGCCCTGGAAGGAGCACGATACAATATCACGGCAAACTGCGTGCTCATAGGTATATCGGCAACAGACCAGCATGACATGCTTCCGGAACCGGTGCGTTTGGCCGTTGAGAATAGAACCGCTTTCAAGCGTGCGGCCACTCCCCAGGAAATAGCGGACGCCGTAGCGTATGTCGTCTCGGACAGCGCCGCCTACATGACCGGTGCGATCATGAATATGATGGGCGGTCTCGATCTATTCGTATTCTAA
- a CDS encoding IclR family transcriptional regulator — protein MFDAKKNPRTRYKVPAVEQSSRVLFTLADTQSSHLSLNEICAKAGLHKSRAFAILETLQTFGLVQRNCDGQGYALGPALISLSRKVLDDMSPARLAEPILKDLAKKTGSTAILGLIAGSQVFVAAKHEGEGNIGLTMRIGHRLPLTYGAHGKAIAAHLLHEDLDGLLQEGDNRFYGDPAKFDRERLNDDLEKCRSVGFAEDLGQASQGLNVVAAPVLDARRIPIGYIEIFVLFSSKEAHRFGPVVAKSASELSRLLGSD, from the coding sequence ATGTTCGATGCAAAGAAAAATCCAAGAACCCGCTATAAGGTACCGGCAGTAGAACAATCATCCCGTGTCCTGTTCACGCTCGCCGATACGCAATCGTCTCATTTGAGCCTCAACGAGATTTGCGCAAAGGCCGGTCTGCACAAGAGCAGGGCCTTCGCTATTCTCGAAACGTTGCAGACATTCGGACTCGTGCAGCGAAACTGCGATGGACAGGGCTACGCCTTAGGTCCTGCGCTCATCTCCCTTTCCCGAAAAGTGCTCGACGACATGAGTCCGGCCCGCCTGGCGGAGCCTATACTCAAGGACCTCGCTAAAAAAACCGGCAGCACCGCTATCCTCGGGCTTATTGCGGGCAGTCAGGTGTTCGTGGCGGCAAAGCACGAAGGTGAGGGTAATATCGGTCTTACCATGCGCATAGGGCATCGTCTGCCGCTTACCTACGGCGCACACGGAAAAGCGATAGCCGCGCATCTGCTTCACGAGGACCTGGATGGCCTTCTCCAGGAGGGCGATAATCGCTTCTACGGAGACCCTGCGAAATTCGATAGAGAGCGTTTAAATGACGACCTTGAAAAATGTCGCAGTGTTGGATTTGCGGAGGATTTAGGCCAGGCGAGCCAGGGACTCAACGTCGTGGCCGCGCCAGTGCTCGACGCAAGAAGGATACCCATCGGATATATAGAGATCTTTGTGCTTTTCTCAAGCAAGGAGGCCCATCGGTTTGGCCCCGTTGTAGCCAAATCCGCGAGCGAGCTCTCGCGGCTTCTGGGGTCTGATTAG